The genomic stretch TGGACTCCAACCAAAATGTTGCATGAACTGACCATCTTCGCCAGCAGCTCTAGATTCGACACTGTATCAGGCCCTGCCCTCACTACTTGAAAGCCCAACTCCTGTGCCAGTTTCACCATGGCGTCCTCGTTCAGGAATTTTCTTGTGTGGTTCCTGCAAATGAGGATCAGGACCGGCTTCTGTAGCTTTTCGAGCTCATTCTTTATCTTCACATCGTAAGATTCTCTGAGGAATTGCCTGAATTCACGCATGGAGTATCCTGCGGGGACGTCGCTGGTGTTCAGGGCTAAATTGTCATGGTACCGAAGTCCCACAACTGCCCCTGGAAAGCAGTGAACACTCCCATCGTCCAAATTGAGAGCCTCGTGATCAGACAAGCGGTTCAAAATCCCCGAGTATTTCTGAATCCACAAGGCATTGCGATCGGTGGTTACGAACTTCAGCTGCAATCGGAAGTGCTGGCATGTGAGGAACAACGGAATGATGATCTCGCTGAACTCATGGAAAGCGTTTCCTGTAACAGCCGTTGAGAAGATCACCGCCGGGGTGCTATGCACGAAATCACAGGGCGGTAAATTAGCCGCATCCCCGTGAAGTATCTGCACCGGGGTGACTGGCTTCATCATTCTTTCGTCATCTCTCCTCGCATAGGGTCGAATGGAGCGCTCGAACTTAGATCCATCGGACAGCACATGAACAGTCGACCCACCATTGGAGATCCTAACGGGATTAGCCGAGAGACACGTTTCAAAATGCTGATCGAAGTGGCATGTGAACCCTCCAACCTGAAGCTGGTTTCTCTCTTCTCCTGCACAAAGATGTGAGCTCAACTTACTGTAAGCGAAGCAAGTACAAATATAAGAGCGCACAGAGGTCAAAGATGGAGTCTTTTGATTCGGAAACTGTTGTTCAATCCCATTAAGTTCTAGTAAACCCGATTCTTGCAGAAATGTTGAGGCATACTTATGTTAATGCGTTGACTTCATTTGAGATAAGCAGAGAAATGCAG from Rhodamnia argentea isolate NSW1041297 chromosome 2, ASM2092103v1, whole genome shotgun sequence encodes the following:
- the LOC125313914 gene encoding alpha-1,3-arabinosyltransferase XAT3-like, with amino-acid sequence MGKESKRPVLGAASMACLLVVVSLCIVVLLASKDSPFLSWRNQIPNRRDDNDAREVDGVTEDRDALKSLLGRLVIGEERNQLQVGGFTCHFDQHFETCLSANPVRISNGGSTVHVLSDGSKFERSIRPYARRDDERMMKPVTPVQILHGDAANLPPCDFVHSTPAVIFSTAVTGNAFHEFSEIIIPLFLTCQHFRLQLKFVTTDRNALWIQKYSGILNRLSDHEALNLDDGSVHCFPGAVVGLRYHDNLALNTSDVPAGYSMREFRQFLRESYDVKIKNELEKLQKPVLILICRNHTRKFLNEDAMVKLAQELGFQVVRAGPDTVSNLELLAKMVSSCNILVGVHGAGLTNEIFLPDGAVVLQVVPLGLDWASTNYFQIPSTAMDLRYLEYKIEANESSLSEVYGMDDPVIADPASIFAKGYQTVRDVYVDGQNVKINLDRFKDMLEEAMRLVRHSAIKDVKIYFTTAVYSL